The Diaphorobacter ruginosibacter genome contains a region encoding:
- a CDS encoding LysR substrate-binding domain-containing protein, whose amino-acid sequence MSSSAHTPLPMSADASALRRIPPIQCLLTFEALARLRSVTLTAEELCVTPSAVSHRVKQLEQILGTRLFGRADFSLTTDGSAYLAHVREGLGALQRFPGAVSAPGKRRLKLAVTPTFARSVLIPRLRQFTEAYPEIDLALQVSIPLLDVVAEDADLVVRFGPGHYADMEHVELARDIVTPLASPAFVREHGPFERPEDLEGIPLLRSPLEPWRSWFDVCGLDWPAPTEGSQFNDIGLMCDAASAGMGVALVRLKLGRPWLDQGTLVRLFDNIVAPSPHAHYLCWKTGTMDRWECSAFADWLRKTLA is encoded by the coding sequence ATGAGCAGCAGCGCACACACCCCACTCCCGATGAGCGCCGATGCCAGCGCGCTGAGGCGCATTCCGCCCATCCAGTGCCTGCTCACGTTCGAGGCGCTGGCGCGGCTTCGCAGCGTGACGCTCACTGCCGAGGAACTGTGCGTCACGCCCAGCGCCGTGAGCCACCGCGTCAAGCAACTCGAGCAGATCCTGGGCACGCGCCTGTTCGGGCGGGCCGACTTCTCGCTCACCACCGACGGCAGCGCCTATCTCGCCCATGTGCGCGAGGGCCTCGGCGCGCTCCAGCGCTTTCCGGGAGCGGTCAGCGCGCCCGGAAAGCGCCGGCTGAAGCTCGCGGTCACGCCCACATTCGCGCGGTCGGTGCTGATTCCGCGCCTGCGCCAGTTCACCGAGGCCTACCCGGAAATCGACCTGGCGCTGCAGGTCTCGATCCCGCTGCTGGACGTGGTCGCCGAAGATGCGGACCTTGTCGTGCGCTTCGGCCCCGGCCACTATGCCGACATGGAGCATGTCGAGCTGGCCCGCGATATCGTCACGCCGCTGGCCTCCCCTGCCTTCGTGCGCGAGCATGGCCCGTTCGAGCGGCCCGAGGATCTGGAGGGCATTCCCCTCCTGCGCAGCCCGCTCGAGCCCTGGCGAAGCTGGTTCGATGTATGCGGCCTGGACTGGCCCGCGCCCACCGAAGGCTCGCAGTTCAACGACATCGGCCTGATGTGCGACGCCGCATCGGCCGGCATGGGCGTGGCCCTGGTGCGCCTCAAGCTCGGCCGCCCGTGGCTCGACCAGGGCACGCTGGTGCGCCTGTTCGACAACATCGTCGCGCCCAGCCCGCATGCGCACTACCTGTGCTGGAAGACCGGCACGATGGATCGCTGGGAGTGCTCGGCATTTGCCGACTGGCTGAGGAAGACCCTGGCCTGA